Genomic window (Mycolicibacterium smegmatis):
GACGCTCGGGCGGTACCCCAGTTCGAGGGCGATCTTGCGGACGCGCTGGCGGGTCTTCTCGGGCAGCGACCCACTGCCGTTCAACGAATCCGACACGGTCGTCGTCGACACGTTCGCGGCCAGGGCCACATCACGCAACGTGACCCTGCCTCTGCCGCGTTCACCTGCCATGGGCGCTCAATCTAGGCCGTCGGTGACCGATCGTGCGCGACATCCGCGACTTCCCCGGCCGGCCCGGTCGACAGTTGCCTGATCACGGGCGTGGTCCAGCGGATCAGATCCTCGCGCTACCGTAACGACCGCGGGGCGAACGCGCTGGTGGGTACCCGGCTACATCGGCTGGGCGGGCGATTCGACCGATACGGTGTCGATGATTTCGGCGCTGCGCCAAGGCGGAACGCGTGTGCTTGCTCGCCAAGCGTGGCCACCGACGGCGGTTCTGGCCGACAATCGACATATGCGAACCACGCCGGTGGGATGCCGATGAGCTGTCCGTACTGTGGCTTCGAGGTCGCGGCCGACGGCACGTGCAGCCGGTGCGGACGCGCAGAGTCGTCGGTCTCGCTGTCCGGATGGCGCCCGGACCCCACCGCACGCTACGAGGGTCGCTATTACACGGCCGGGCGTCCGACCAACCGGGTGCGCAACGGCAAGCACGAAGCCTCCGATCCGACCGGTGGTCAGATGCTGCCCGACTACATCGAACTGCCCGCCTCGCGGTCGAGCATCCGCACGACGTGGATCACCACCGGGGCCGTCACCGCGATCATCGTGATGGCGGCCGCCATGGCGTGGGGTCTGCTGGTGGCACACCGGCGTCCGCCGCCACCACCCGAGACGGGTTACCTCGCGGCGTTGCGTGACACCGGGCTGATGAACCAGTTCAACTCCGACGCCAACGCCATCGCGCACGGGCATCAGGTGTGCCGGCGTCTGGAGGACGGCGAACCGCAGCAGGGTCTGCCCGCCGACAAGATCGCCGTCGACACGTTCTGTCCGCATTTCGCCCAGGGCTTCCACGTGCTCGACACCGTCAAGGTGTCCGGGATCTTCGTGCTCACCGACAGTCTGGGTGCCGAAGGAATTGCCGTCGACGGATCCTCGTGCACGGGAAACAGCGGCTACTCCGACATCGGGCCCGACACCGACGTGACCGTGAAGAACGGCAAAGGCGAGATCCTGACCACCACGACGCTCGGCCGCGGGACCGGCGGCTCCGCGGAGTGCCGGTTCACCTTCGCGTTCCCCGTCACCGAAGGTGAGGACCTCTACATCGTCTCGGTCGGCAGACGAGGCGAATTCCGCTACAGCTTCGACCAACTCCGCAGCCGCGGCGTGCAGGTCCACCTGGGGACCTGAGGCCGGTCACCGGTTGGTGTCCGTCTCCTCGGCCGCCAACTTCTCGACGACCTGAGACAGCGTCTGCCAGTTCTGTTCGGTGGCGGCGGCCGCGCCCTCGGCGTCGCGTTTGCGGCACAGGCTCACGATCCTGCGGTGCTGTTCGATGGATTCGCGACCGGAAAGCGCTGAGAAACGCAGATATTCGAGCCGCCGCAGCACCGGGGTGACCTGTTCGAGCACCTGCTCGATCACCTCGTTGCCACTGGCCTGCACCGCCACGCCGTGAAAATGGTCGTCGCTGCGCATCGCGGCCTCGGGATCGCCACGCGAAATGGCCTGAGCGAAAGCGTGGTTGGCCGCGGTCATCGCGTCGAAGTCACTCTTGTCCATGAGCGGCACCGCGGTGCGGACGGCCAGCGCGTGCATCGCGGCCGCGACGCTCTGCGCGTTGAGCACGGCCTGCGGTTCGATCGCGGCGACCACGGTCGAACGCCCCGGCGTGGTGTGCACCAGGCCTGCCGTCTCCAACCGCGCGAGCGCCTCGCGGATCGGGGTCCGGCTGATGCCCAGCCACTCCTCGAGTTCGGGATCGCGCAGTTTCTCGCCGGGCGCCAGGGTGCCGTTGACGATCGCGTCCCGGATGGAGACGTAGGCCTGATCGCGCAGCAGCGACCTACGGTGCTTACCGCGCTCTATGGGCACCGGCATGCGACGTATCGTATATCGCCATTTGCTGGGCGCCGCCTGTCGGTGGTCTGTGGCCTACTTGTTACGAGAGTTTGTCCCAACTGTCACAGGGGTAACTTTGATAACAGACGCGAACAACGCGCCCACAGTCACGAAGAAAGAGTCGAATGGAACACGCTCATGAACACCGTCCTGTACCTCAGCGCCTCCGGCGCGACCTATGAAACCGATGCATACACCCCGGCCGACATCACCCGCCTGGTCCGCGGCCACGGCCTGCAGAGCCTGACCAGCACCGACCGGCAGTTCGACTTCTGGTTCAGCCCGGCCCTGCTCCACTGCCAGCGCCGCACCAACCGCGTCGCCACCGAGTTGCTCCTGGCCACCACCGGTTTCACACCCAAAGACGTCCCGCTGCTGCGCGGCGCGGTGGTGATCGCCACCCACGACACCGACGGCGAACTCGACGGCCTGAGCTGGCAACAACTCGACACTCTCGTCGCCCGGCACCACGCACTGACAAAGCGTGACCGCAAGAGGCTTCGCCGCCGCATCGGACGTGACTGCCTCCCGGCAGCCGAGTCCCTGATCGGCCCGGCAGCGGGCCGTCCACACGCGCCGGCGTAGGTATCGCTCCATCGACCGTGCCGCCACGGCGAGATCCGAGCCGATCTTCCGCCGTAGCTGCACGGTCGCCGCATCGATGCCCTCTCGCAGCGTTCACACAGACACGCTTGCCGTTGACAATGCCACTGAGGAATGTGCAATATATTGCACATTCCTCAGCCTGACGGCGTCGGCCCGTCAGGGTGAATCCGCATCCAGTCAGGAGAACCATGGCGATCGACGACTTCCCGCGTTATCCGCTCACGTTCGGCCCCAGCCCGATCCACCCCCTCGAACGCCTCACCAAACACCTCGGCGGCGCACAGATCTGGGCCAAGCGTGAGGACGTCAACTCGGGCCTGGCCTACGGCGGCAACAAGACCCGCAAGCTGGAGTACCTGATCCCCGATGCGCTGGCACAGGGCGCCGACACCCTGGTGTCGATCGGCGGCGTGCAGTCCAACCACACCCGCCAGGTGGCGGCGGTGGCGGCCAAACTGGGGATGAAAGCCGTTCTGGTGCAGGAGAAGTGGGTGGACTGGCCGGACTCGGTCAACGACAAGGTGGGCAACATCCTGCTCTCGCGCGTCATGGGCGCCGACGTCCGGCTCGACGCGTCGGGTTTCGGCATCGAGTTCAAGGACAGCTGGCGCAACGCCATCGAGGACGTCAAGAACGCAGGCGG
Coding sequences:
- a CDS encoding DUF732 domain-containing protein, with protein sequence MSCPYCGFEVAADGTCSRCGRAESSVSLSGWRPDPTARYEGRYYTAGRPTNRVRNGKHEASDPTGGQMLPDYIELPASRSSIRTTWITTGAVTAIIVMAAAMAWGLLVAHRRPPPPPETGYLAALRDTGLMNQFNSDANAIAHGHQVCRRLEDGEPQQGLPADKIAVDTFCPHFAQGFHVLDTVKVSGIFVLTDSLGAEGIAVDGSSCTGNSGYSDIGPDTDVTVKNGKGEILTTTTLGRGTGGSAECRFTFAFPVTEGEDLYIVSVGRRGEFRYSFDQLRSRGVQVHLGT
- a CDS encoding GntR family transcriptional regulator produces the protein MPVPIERGKHRRSLLRDQAYVSIRDAIVNGTLAPGEKLRDPELEEWLGISRTPIREALARLETAGLVHTTPGRSTVVAAIEPQAVLNAQSVAAAMHALAVRTAVPLMDKSDFDAMTAANHAFAQAISRGDPEAAMRSDDHFHGVAVQASGNEVIEQVLEQVTPVLRRLEYLRFSALSGRESIEQHRRIVSLCRKRDAEGAAAATEQNWQTLSQVVEKLAAEETDTNR